The following are encoded in a window of Lynx canadensis isolate LIC74 chromosome B1, mLynCan4.pri.v2, whole genome shotgun sequence genomic DNA:
- the SPCS3 gene encoding signal peptidase complex subunit 3 isoform X1 translates to MNTVLSRANSLFAFSLSVMAALTFGCFITTAFKDRSVPVRLHVSRIMLKNVEDFTGPRERSDLGFITFDITADLENIFDWNVKQLFLYLSAEYSTKNNTISNDKVRKDVAECWVYEEMGVRHCCSGVPLFRPKFSFHSFDWRKALNQVVLWDKIVLRGDNPKLLLKDMKTKYFFFDDGNGLKGNRNVTLTLSWNVVPNAGILPLVTGSGHVSVPFPDTYEITKSY, encoded by the exons ATGAACACGGTGCTGTCGCGGGCGAACTCGCTGTTCGCCTTCTCCCTGAGCGTGATGGCGGCGCTCACCTTCGGCTGCTTCATCACCACCGCCTTCAAAGACCGGAGCGTCCCGGTGCGGCTGCACGTCTCGCGGATCATGCT aaaaaatgtagAAGACTTCACTGGACCTAGAGAAAGAAGTGATCTGGGATTCATTACATTTGATATAACGGCTG ATCTAGAGAACATATTTGATTGGAATGTTAAgcaattgtttctttatttatcagCAGAATATTCaacaaaaaataat ACCATTTCCAATGATAAGGTCAGAAAGGATGTTGCTGAATGCTGGGTGTACGAGGAAATGGGGGTGAGGCATTGCTGCTCGGGTGTCCCACTCTTCAGGCCAAAGTTTTCTTTCCACAGCTTTGACTGGAGAAAG gCTCTCAACCAAGTAGTCCTTTGGGACAAGATTGTTCTGCGAGGCGATAATCCAAAGCTGCTGTTgaaagatatgaaaacaaaatattttttctttgacgATGGAAATGGCCTCAA GGGAAACAGGAATGTCACTTTAACCCTGTCTTGGAACGTTGTACCAAATGCTGGAATTCTACCTCTTGTGACAGGATCAGGTCATGTATCTGTCCCATTTCCAGATACATATGAAATAACGAAGAGTTATTAA
- the SPCS3 gene encoding signal peptidase complex subunit 3 isoform X2, producing the protein MNTVLSRANSLFAFSLSVMAALTFGCFITTAFKDRSVPVRLHVSRIMLKNVEDFTGPRERSDLGFITFDITADLENIFDWNVKQLFLYLSAEYSTKNNALNQVVLWDKIVLRGDNPKLLLKDMKTKYFFFDDGNGLKGNRNVTLTLSWNVVPNAGILPLVTGSGHVSVPFPDTYEITKSY; encoded by the exons ATGAACACGGTGCTGTCGCGGGCGAACTCGCTGTTCGCCTTCTCCCTGAGCGTGATGGCGGCGCTCACCTTCGGCTGCTTCATCACCACCGCCTTCAAAGACCGGAGCGTCCCGGTGCGGCTGCACGTCTCGCGGATCATGCT aaaaaatgtagAAGACTTCACTGGACCTAGAGAAAGAAGTGATCTGGGATTCATTACATTTGATATAACGGCTG ATCTAGAGAACATATTTGATTGGAATGTTAAgcaattgtttctttatttatcagCAGAATATTCaacaaaaaataat gCTCTCAACCAAGTAGTCCTTTGGGACAAGATTGTTCTGCGAGGCGATAATCCAAAGCTGCTGTTgaaagatatgaaaacaaaatattttttctttgacgATGGAAATGGCCTCAA GGGAAACAGGAATGTCACTTTAACCCTGTCTTGGAACGTTGTACCAAATGCTGGAATTCTACCTCTTGTGACAGGATCAGGTCATGTATCTGTCCCATTTCCAGATACATATGAAATAACGAAGAGTTATTAA